A single Micromonospora luteifusca DNA region contains:
- a CDS encoding dynamin family protein, whose translation MAGIWLDVLDDIARTCSAHGRGDLLQTVRQKRAQLLDPTLRVLVIGEPNQGKSQLINAIINAPACPVGDGRTTVLPTVVRHAEAPSVAVAQASPPAPGRPSGTAVEGAVERTPVALNQVAESVAGMIGRRPGGGPAYVEIGVPRALLGAGLVLVDTPGTDEVTGIGGAASVAAPARADTVLLVTDSTRELSVAELNMLLHVMRSHPNVVVVQSKTDLVADWRAVAERNRQHLAEAGVPAALIPVSAALRLRAAAADDRGLNAESGFPVLIARLQRDLAGKADQLARASVQTVARTVVEQLAAPLRAELATQEAEEQSGPISRLHAAQREVDELRRCSTRWQNILSDEIADLLSDIEYDLRDRTRQILRTVDEAFDTADPLVAWDTFQDWLERSLVEAAEANHEWLIQRCDWIARRVAANFDRYGYDVLPPWSMTMPDDIGERLPELQLPTIDRFTTGQKLFTGMKGSYGGMLMFGLATTLAGMPMINPVSVGIGALFGGKSIRDESKQLLRRRQATVKTAIQRHVDDFFVRMIRDCRDAARQVQRMLRDHFTGLTEELQEAIVQSFRSAKQEADTDASLREQRQREIRLKMTRLAALYEQAQQLTAARSAPLLLEPQA comes from the coding sequence ATGGCCGGGATCTGGTTGGACGTGCTGGACGACATCGCCCGTACGTGCAGTGCACACGGTCGAGGTGACCTGCTCCAGACGGTCCGGCAGAAACGTGCCCAACTGCTGGACCCGACGCTGCGCGTCCTGGTCATCGGTGAGCCGAACCAGGGCAAGAGTCAGCTGATCAACGCGATCATCAACGCGCCGGCCTGCCCGGTCGGCGACGGCCGCACGACCGTCCTGCCGACCGTGGTGCGGCATGCCGAGGCTCCGTCCGTCGCGGTGGCCCAGGCTTCGCCACCAGCCCCCGGTCGTCCGTCCGGCACTGCGGTCGAGGGCGCCGTCGAGCGGACCCCGGTGGCGCTCAACCAGGTCGCGGAGAGCGTGGCCGGCATGATCGGACGTCGGCCGGGCGGTGGCCCGGCGTACGTCGAGATCGGGGTGCCCCGCGCCCTGCTCGGCGCCGGGCTGGTGCTGGTGGACACTCCCGGCACCGACGAGGTCACCGGTATCGGCGGCGCCGCCTCGGTCGCTGCTCCCGCCCGGGCGGACACCGTGCTGCTGGTCACCGACTCCACCCGGGAGTTGTCGGTCGCCGAGCTGAACATGTTGCTGCACGTCATGCGCTCGCACCCGAATGTGGTGGTGGTGCAGAGCAAGACCGATCTGGTGGCGGACTGGCGGGCGGTCGCCGAGCGCAATCGTCAGCACCTGGCCGAAGCCGGGGTACCGGCGGCGCTGATCCCGGTCTCGGCGGCGCTGCGGCTGCGTGCTGCCGCGGCCGATGACCGGGGCCTCAACGCCGAGTCCGGTTTTCCCGTGCTGATCGCCCGACTGCAGCGGGACCTGGCCGGCAAGGCCGACCAGTTGGCCCGGGCGTCGGTGCAGACGGTGGCGCGGACGGTGGTGGAGCAGTTGGCGGCGCCGCTGCGTGCCGAGCTGGCGACCCAGGAGGCCGAGGAGCAGTCGGGCCCGATCTCCCGGCTGCACGCGGCGCAGCGCGAGGTCGACGAGCTGCGTCGCTGCTCGACCCGGTGGCAGAACATTCTCAGCGACGAGATCGCCGACCTGCTCTCCGACATCGAGTACGACCTTCGTGACCGGACCCGGCAGATCCTCCGGACCGTGGACGAGGCGTTCGACACCGCCGATCCGTTGGTCGCCTGGGACACCTTCCAGGATTGGCTGGAGCGGAGCCTGGTGGAGGCCGCGGAGGCAAACCACGAGTGGCTGATCCAGCGCTGCGACTGGATCGCCCGCCGGGTGGCCGCCAACTTCGACCGGTACGGCTACGACGTGCTGCCGCCCTGGTCGATGACGATGCCGGACGACATCGGCGAGCGACTGCCGGAGCTGCAACTGCCGACGATCGACAGGTTCACCACCGGCCAGAAGTTGTTCACCGGCATGAAGGGCTCGTACGGCGGGATGCTGATGTTCGGTCTGGCGACCACACTGGCCGGGATGCCGATGATCAACCCGGTCTCGGTCGGCATCGGGGCGCTGTTCGGCGGCAAGAGCATCCGCGACGAGAGCAAGCAGTTGCTCCGTCGTCGCCAGGCGACCGTCAAGACGGCCATCCAGCGGCATGTCGACGACTTCTTCGTCCGGATGATCCGTGACTGCCGGGACGCCGCACGGCAGGTGCAGCGGATGCTGCGGGACCACTTCACGGGGCTGACCGAGGAGCTTCAGGAGGCGATCGTCCAGTCGTTCCGAAGTGCCAAGCAGGAGGCCGACACCGATGCCTCGCTGCGCGAGCAGCGGCAGCGCGAGATCCGCCTGAAGATGACCCGGTTGGCGGCGCTCTACGAGCAGGCTCAGCAGTTGACCGCCGCCCGTTCGGCCCCGCTGCTGTTGGAGCCGCAGGCATGA
- a CDS encoding sensor histidine kinase, with translation MTRNEVRLIRTRLVVLAAVLITLWSYAAYVSSQDVIDLLRVRALADNLGQPLDRLVLSLQTERRVTTETIAGAAPTAVPLVGAREGTDRAAAEVREFSEGSDLRLLGAGEVRDRAVELVRRLDSLGAIRSQVDAGQLDQAAALDGYDQVIDIAFRVYGPEWGAYESALAADTRAVIALARARELLAREDTLVSAALTGARLGVDERLRLSELVSNQRFARTEAAAGLGVDGQDEHQRMATGPEFAGLLALEDRLLRADTGNALAGITAQAWRAAADAALDALQTLVTTTARSSVERATPGAAVIVARTGGVVGLGLIVVLMLLLSWASTVRRLTDELTRPDVSPPPPAVPAAPAAPGGTYEELFLRLTRRNQVLLRDQLSLLDGMQRRERSTEETGELFQLDHLSTRIRRNVEKVIALAGATPARRWRRPVPLLDVARGAVAEVPDYHRVLIAPHWPWSITGPAVTDLVHLLSELIENALAFSPTKTTVRVAGEHRPQGCAIVVTDDGPGLDASALAEANHLLSNPPDGPPTGPAGLYTVAVLGERCGAHVSLRPSQRGGTSAVVLLPARLVTVSDTGRRPATAPPGTPYPPARDGADLPDPSGDGALPTRVRQAGPTGPEHRRTSLDTVEIPVARTARRHP, from the coding sequence GTGACGCGTAACGAGGTCCGGCTGATCCGGACCAGACTGGTGGTGCTGGCCGCCGTGCTGATCACGCTCTGGTCGTACGCGGCCTACGTGAGCAGCCAGGACGTCATCGACCTGCTGCGTGTGCGGGCCCTGGCGGACAATCTGGGCCAACCACTCGACCGCCTGGTCCTGAGCCTGCAGACCGAACGCCGGGTCACCACCGAGACGATCGCCGGGGCCGCGCCGACGGCGGTCCCGCTGGTCGGGGCACGCGAGGGCACCGACCGGGCCGCCGCCGAGGTCCGCGAGTTCAGCGAGGGCAGTGATCTTCGACTGCTCGGCGCCGGCGAGGTCCGCGACCGGGCCGTCGAACTGGTCCGACGGCTCGACAGCCTGGGCGCGATCCGCTCCCAGGTGGACGCCGGGCAGCTCGACCAGGCCGCGGCCCTCGACGGGTACGACCAGGTCATCGACATCGCCTTCCGGGTGTACGGCCCGGAGTGGGGCGCGTACGAGAGCGCGTTGGCCGCCGACACCCGCGCGGTGATCGCGCTGGCCCGCGCCCGCGAGTTGCTCGCCCGGGAGGACACCCTGGTCAGCGCGGCCCTGACCGGTGCACGGCTCGGTGTCGACGAACGGCTTCGACTGAGCGAGCTCGTCAGCAACCAGCGGTTCGCGCGCACCGAGGCGGCGGCCGGGTTGGGCGTCGACGGGCAGGACGAGCATCAGCGGATGGCGACCGGCCCCGAGTTCGCGGGCCTGCTCGCCCTGGAGGACCGGCTGCTGCGCGCGGACACCGGCAACGCCCTGGCCGGGATCACCGCCCAGGCCTGGCGCGCCGCGGCGGACGCCGCCCTCGACGCACTGCAGACACTTGTCACGACCACCGCCCGCAGCAGCGTCGAGCGGGCCACGCCGGGTGCCGCCGTGATCGTCGCGCGGACCGGCGGCGTGGTGGGGTTGGGTCTCATCGTCGTGCTCATGCTCCTGTTGAGTTGGGCGAGCACGGTCCGACGCCTGACCGACGAGCTGACCAGGCCGGACGTCAGTCCACCGCCTCCGGCTGTCCCGGCTGCCCCGGCGGCACCCGGCGGCACCTACGAGGAGCTGTTCCTGCGGCTCACCCGACGCAACCAGGTCCTGCTGCGCGACCAGCTCAGCCTGCTCGACGGGATGCAGCGCCGGGAGCGGTCCACCGAGGAGACCGGCGAGCTGTTCCAGCTCGACCACCTCAGCACCCGGATCCGGCGCAACGTGGAGAAGGTGATCGCCCTGGCCGGCGCGACGCCCGCGCGCCGCTGGCGGCGCCCGGTGCCACTGCTCGACGTCGCTCGCGGTGCGGTCGCCGAGGTACCGGACTACCACCGGGTCCTGATCGCCCCGCACTGGCCGTGGTCGATCACGGGTCCCGCCGTCACGGACCTCGTCCATCTGCTGTCCGAGCTGATCGAGAACGCCCTCGCCTTCTCGCCGACGAAGACCACCGTCCGGGTCGCTGGCGAGCACCGACCGCAGGGGTGCGCCATCGTGGTCACCGACGACGGGCCCGGCCTGGACGCGTCCGCGCTGGCCGAGGCGAACCATCTGCTCAGCAACCCGCCGGACGGCCCGCCCACCGGGCCCGCGGGTCTCTACACCGTCGCCGTGCTCGGCGAGCGATGCGGCGCCCACGTCTCGCTGCGCCCCAGCCAGCGTGGTGGAACGTCCGCGGTCGTGCTCCTCCCGGCCCGGCTGGTCACGGTGAGCGACACCGGACGTCGACCGGCCACCGCACCACCCGGCACCCCGTACCCGCCGGCCCGCGACGGCGCCGACCTGCCCGACCCGAGCGGCGACGGTGCGCTGCCCACACGGGTCCGCCAGGCCGGGCCGACCGGCCCCGAACACCGCAGGACCAGCCTCGACACGGTCGAGATACCGGTCGCGAGAACAGCGAGGAGACACCCATGA
- a CDS encoding Hsp70 family protein: MPYVLGIDIGSTNTAAAVARRHGTTWTRPEAVPLHVDSTVVPSVLCLSEDGSLHVGEPATDDGSRTTRDFVHRIGDDVPLLLGGEACPPQTLTAELAAWVVDRVHALEGGPAEAIVLSHPAGWRPYRREVLHRALSGFGLRHVTLLPRTVTVAESHAARGFAGTTAVVYALGGNSFEAALVRRTPRGTYETFGTPQGLDSIGGADFDEALAGYARTTLARELATTARRGTQAALRGLRAECDRVKRVLTVDLTADVVLALPNGPARIPVTRAQFEQMIRPTVQATVDLLLRAVQSANLTPAQLDGVLLAGGSTRVPLVTELISAALPVPVEVEPDSQLTAATGAAMAACQVVSPRPRPPAPVRDPAPVSGAGRASVPAPRPHHDTTVPGAPPPRPPVRVLPLELPKPSRLVLARGRGREG; this comes from the coding sequence ATGCCGTACGTCCTGGGGATAGACATCGGAAGCACCAACACGGCTGCCGCTGTCGCGCGGCGGCACGGCACGACCTGGACGCGTCCCGAGGCCGTCCCGCTGCACGTCGACTCGACTGTCGTACCGTCGGTGCTGTGCCTGTCGGAGGACGGCTCGCTGCACGTGGGCGAGCCCGCGACCGACGACGGCAGCCGCACCACGCGGGACTTCGTCCACCGCATCGGTGACGACGTGCCCCTGCTGCTCGGTGGCGAAGCGTGCCCGCCGCAGACGCTGACCGCGGAGCTCGCCGCGTGGGTGGTGGATCGGGTCCACGCCCTGGAAGGCGGTCCCGCCGAGGCGATCGTGCTCAGCCACCCCGCGGGGTGGCGCCCCTACCGGCGAGAGGTGCTGCACCGGGCGCTGTCCGGCTTCGGGCTGCGTCACGTGACGTTGCTGCCCCGCACGGTAACGGTGGCGGAGAGCCACGCGGCCCGTGGGTTCGCCGGCACCACTGCCGTCGTCTACGCCCTGGGGGGCAACAGCTTCGAGGCGGCACTGGTGCGTCGAACCCCGCGCGGCACGTACGAGACATTCGGTACCCCCCAGGGGCTCGACTCGATTGGCGGCGCCGACTTCGACGAGGCGCTGGCCGGCTACGCCCGTACGACGCTGGCCCGGGAGTTGGCCACCACCGCACGCCGCGGCACCCAGGCCGCGTTGCGCGGGCTGCGCGCGGAATGCGACCGGGTCAAGCGGGTGCTGACCGTCGATCTGACCGCCGACGTGGTGCTGGCCCTGCCGAACGGTCCGGCCCGGATACCGGTGACCCGGGCGCAGTTCGAGCAGATGATCCGCCCGACGGTGCAGGCCACCGTCGACCTGCTGCTGCGGGCCGTGCAGAGTGCCAACCTGACGCCGGCGCAGCTCGACGGCGTCCTGTTGGCGGGCGGTTCGACCCGCGTTCCGCTCGTCACCGAGCTGATCAGCGCGGCACTCCCGGTGCCCGTCGAGGTGGAACCGGACTCGCAACTGACCGCCGCCACCGGGGCGGCGATGGCCGCCTGCCAGGTGGTGTCGCCGCGCCCGCGCCCGCCGGCGCCGGTCCGCGACCCGGCCCCGGTGAGTGGTGCCGGGCGGGCCAGCGTTCCGGCTCCGCGCCCCCACCACGACACCACCGTCCCAGGTGCTCCGCCACCGCGGCCACCGGTCCGGGTCCTCCCACTGGAACTGCCGAAGCCGTCCCGCCTGGTGCTGGCCCGCGGCCGGGGACGCGAAGGATGA
- a CDS encoding IniB N-terminal domain-containing protein — protein MDSQQTLHDFVLDLLTNPDARSAFDLDPEGALQAAGLTDITAADVQDVVPLVVDYAPGQGLGALVPSVGQLGLDPLVTDTTDVVGQLQSVAQQISVTSSPYGVDVKAGVLGAIAVDPSAAAAGVTVLPGIGLGVGPYGLDTDLTGVADVAHTLDADVVQPVDGIADPVLGDVTGVVGDSTGLLHGTDAGLLGGDLTGGVLSGAHGQINGVVGSLGVEDTLGGLGLGHGDGVVGGVVPPLDVPSVVGGVTHQVDGLVPGVTGTVGDVTGGVTDGVLGDSDGSSDHGLLGLTGGLL, from the coding sequence ATGGACTCGCAACAGACCCTCCACGACTTCGTGCTCGACCTGCTGACGAACCCCGACGCCCGGTCGGCCTTCGACCTCGACCCCGAGGGTGCGCTGCAGGCAGCGGGGCTGACCGACATCACGGCGGCCGACGTGCAGGACGTCGTGCCGTTGGTCGTCGACTACGCGCCGGGACAGGGACTCGGGGCGTTGGTTCCATCCGTGGGGCAGCTCGGGCTGGACCCCCTGGTCACCGACACCACCGACGTGGTGGGCCAGTTGCAGAGCGTGGCGCAGCAGATCAGCGTCACGAGTTCCCCGTACGGCGTGGACGTCAAGGCCGGTGTGCTCGGTGCCATCGCGGTCGACCCGTCGGCGGCCGCCGCGGGAGTCACCGTGCTGCCGGGGATCGGCCTGGGCGTCGGCCCGTACGGCCTTGACACCGACCTGACCGGTGTGGCCGACGTGGCGCACACCCTCGACGCCGACGTGGTGCAGCCGGTGGACGGGATCGCCGACCCGGTGCTCGGGGACGTCACCGGGGTGGTCGGCGACTCGACCGGCCTGCTGCACGGCACCGACGCGGGTCTGCTCGGTGGCGACCTGACCGGCGGCGTCCTCTCCGGTGCCCACGGTCAGATCAATGGCGTCGTCGGCTCCCTCGGTGTCGAGGACACCCTGGGCGGGCTGGGCCTCGGGCACGGTGATGGCGTTGTCGGCGGCGTCGTTCCGCCGCTCGACGTGCCGTCCGTGGTGGGCGGGGTGACGCACCAGGTGGACGGTCTCGTCCCCGGTGTCACCGGCACGGTTGGTGATGTGACCGGCGGCGTCACCGACGGTGTGCTGGGCGACTCGGACGGCTCGTCCGACCACGGCCTGCTCGGCCTCACCGGCGGTCTGCTCTGA
- a CDS encoding helix-turn-helix transcriptional regulator encodes MIMNGIAESGLTLDKGPQALLDAVGQDPTGPLTVGIAGPGGHGKTALLAELARIHQRAGITVRAGAPEPGEPVDPDTLVLVDDAHLLDDARIGVLLRLVATRRHRLVVAHRPWPRSAALSELVDSLRRDGQAVLLTPFTREQTAAYLAATPELGRHGDLVDFVHTQTSGIPRDVERLVRGLAGAETPTGTVVAPPRSAVGEFAADLDVQPAAVRRMLLAVAAGGLLPVSMLGTLLGREPAAVDELIAATRAAGLLGADGRLAPIVRRAVTTLSPTTDRTAVWRRLTDLQLARGGAVLPLVRSLLAVGALGDCPAPTLAAAAGEALADEPAFAAELFAAATAAGRPASAEQALAAALAGNLDDALRLADRLLATAAPPERAEAAVVAATALAHRGHVGRSVELYRWSGTASAAAFATVGGLAMGDLGATAEPPAAEPTDEPPTLHASAARLMADGVRESVSGPPTAALSALVQAAALLEPDGRAALLPDSPAALAALTAVHCGELEIAERVLHRALGAGVGGPLMARRHRLLQAWILMVRGETHAATERLATVTLDGRQLESRDLLFAAAIRMGTGRRNSDLGALKRGWGQALEAVVRHPVDLFTLLPLGELAIAGARLGDLARLEPYLREGRALLGRLGEPPLWSVPLHWSGLHAAILTGEPARADEHVAALLASADHSRYAAVVAAAAESWVEVLRGVVDPARVEAAARGLHDTGLCWDGARLAGQAAIRTADRRAMTTLLECARALQGRPSGGHGGPTSTTTESTTRAAGPTQQGLSDREYEVAELVLAGLTYREIGDRLFISAKTVEHHVARMRNRLNCANRTELLALLRTIVADRASDTAGQPWPQRATR; translated from the coding sequence ATGATCATGAATGGCATCGCCGAGTCGGGGCTGACGCTGGACAAGGGGCCGCAGGCACTGCTGGACGCGGTCGGGCAGGACCCGACCGGCCCACTCACCGTTGGCATCGCCGGCCCAGGTGGGCACGGAAAGACCGCACTGCTCGCGGAGTTGGCGCGGATCCACCAGCGGGCCGGGATCACCGTACGCGCGGGCGCACCGGAGCCCGGTGAACCGGTCGACCCCGACACACTGGTCCTGGTCGACGACGCGCACCTGCTCGACGACGCACGGATCGGGGTGCTCCTGCGTCTGGTCGCCACCCGTCGGCACCGGCTGGTCGTCGCACACCGGCCGTGGCCCCGGTCAGCGGCGCTCAGTGAGCTGGTCGACTCTCTCCGGCGGGACGGGCAGGCCGTGCTCCTCACGCCGTTCACCCGGGAGCAGACCGCCGCCTACCTCGCCGCCACGCCGGAGCTGGGCCGGCACGGCGACCTGGTCGACTTCGTACACACCCAGACCTCCGGCATACCCCGGGACGTCGAACGGCTGGTCCGCGGCCTGGCCGGCGCGGAGACCCCGACCGGCACGGTGGTCGCCCCACCCCGGTCCGCCGTCGGAGAGTTCGCGGCGGACCTGGACGTGCAACCCGCCGCGGTACGACGAATGCTGCTCGCCGTCGCGGCCGGTGGGCTGCTGCCGGTGAGCATGCTCGGCACGCTCCTGGGCCGGGAGCCGGCGGCGGTGGACGAACTGATCGCCGCGACGCGGGCGGCCGGGCTGCTCGGCGCCGACGGCCGGCTCGCGCCGATCGTCCGGCGGGCCGTCACGACGCTCAGCCCCACCACCGACCGGACCGCGGTCTGGCGCCGGCTCACCGACTTGCAGCTCGCCCGGGGCGGCGCGGTGCTGCCGCTGGTCCGCTCCCTGCTGGCGGTGGGCGCGCTCGGCGACTGCCCGGCTCCGACCCTGGCAGCCGCAGCGGGTGAGGCGCTGGCCGACGAGCCGGCGTTCGCGGCCGAGTTGTTCGCCGCCGCCACGGCGGCCGGACGGCCGGCGAGCGCCGAGCAGGCACTCGCCGCCGCGCTCGCCGGCAACCTCGACGACGCCCTGCGGCTGGCGGACCGCCTGCTGGCCACGGCCGCCCCGCCCGAGCGTGCCGAGGCGGCCGTGGTGGCCGCGACCGCCCTGGCGCATCGCGGTCACGTCGGTCGCAGCGTCGAGCTGTACCGATGGTCAGGCACCGCCTCGGCGGCGGCCTTCGCCACCGTCGGCGGCCTCGCCATGGGCGACCTGGGCGCCACCGCCGAGCCGCCGGCAGCCGAACCCACCGACGAACCGCCAACTTTGCACGCCAGCGCCGCCCGCCTGATGGCCGACGGGGTACGCGAGAGCGTGAGCGGCCCGCCGACCGCGGCGCTCTCGGCGCTCGTGCAGGCCGCCGCGCTGCTGGAGCCGGACGGGCGGGCGGCGCTCCTGCCGGACAGCCCGGCGGCGCTCGCCGCGTTGACCGCGGTGCACTGCGGTGAGCTGGAGATCGCCGAGCGGGTGCTGCACCGGGCCCTGGGCGCCGGTGTCGGTGGCCCGCTGATGGCTCGCCGTCACCGGCTGTTGCAGGCCTGGATCCTGATGGTCCGTGGCGAGACGCACGCCGCGACCGAGCGCCTCGCCACGGTGACGCTCGACGGTCGGCAGTTGGAGTCACGCGACCTGCTCTTCGCCGCCGCGATCCGGATGGGCACCGGCCGGCGCAACAGCGACCTCGGGGCGCTCAAGCGCGGCTGGGGGCAGGCGCTGGAGGCGGTGGTCCGCCACCCCGTCGACCTGTTCACGCTCCTGCCGCTGGGTGAGCTGGCCATCGCGGGCGCGCGGCTGGGTGACCTGGCCCGGCTCGAACCGTACCTGCGCGAGGGGCGCGCGCTGCTCGGCCGGCTCGGTGAACCACCATTGTGGAGTGTGCCGCTGCACTGGAGTGGGCTGCACGCCGCGATCCTCACCGGCGAGCCGGCCCGGGCCGACGAACACGTCGCCGCGCTGCTCGCCTCGGCGGACCACAGCCGGTACGCCGCCGTGGTCGCCGCCGCCGCGGAGAGCTGGGTGGAGGTGCTGCGGGGCGTCGTCGACCCGGCCCGCGTGGAGGCCGCCGCCCGAGGGCTGCACGACACCGGGTTGTGCTGGGACGGTGCCCGCCTCGCCGGCCAGGCCGCGATCCGTACCGCGGACCGGCGGGCGATGACCACCCTGCTGGAGTGCGCCCGAGCGTTGCAGGGGCGACCGTCCGGCGGTCACGGCGGTCCGACGTCGACGACCACCGAGAGCACGACGCGGGCCGCCGGCCCGACCCAGCAGGGGCTCAGCGACCGGGAGTACGAGGTGGCCGAGCTGGTGCTGGCCGGGTTGACCTACCGGGAGATCGGCGATCGGCTCTTCATCTCGGCCAAGACGGTCGAGCACCACGTGGCGCGGATGCGCAACCGGTTGAACTGCGCCAACCGCACCGAGTTGCTGGCTCTGCTGCGCACCATCGTCGCCGACCGGGCCAGCGACACCGCCGGGCAGCCGTGGCCGCAGCGGGCGACCCGATGA
- a CDS encoding GTPase yields MTVGLRLDEAAWGLLHQAIDLYQDDPRAVAQLRHQVARLEQPLRIAVAGPWRSGKSTILNALMGEEVAPVERADGVFTWYEDGAAPRATAYPAGQPPQELTVVKSATGLRVDLGWGAGDVRDIVVQWPTRALRQVTLIDTPAVTGSVEQGRAPVLERVLRDADAVLYLTRDARDSDLRLLESGRDSAVGQAAPVNVIMVLSRADETGGGRIDGLLTARQLARRHYRDPRVSALSVNVVACSGMIGLAGRMLGESDFAALASLAQVPRAELDVHLISADRFLLGELPVRLETETRAALLDRLGVFGVRLAATLVRSGFDSRVKLSAELIRRSGLTELRESVTRCFIDRSDTLKARSALAAVETLLRAEPTRGSEELVGAVERILAGAHEFRELRLLVALRNARLGFDAESAAEARRLVGGNGVGLAARLGVEHEATVQRLWEVAADAQWRWRDRAEDPLLPLAQRRGAQVVVRSCEGMIAELVAGGR; encoded by the coding sequence ATGACCGTGGGGCTGCGCCTGGACGAGGCGGCCTGGGGTCTGCTGCACCAGGCTATCGATCTTTACCAGGACGATCCGCGGGCAGTCGCGCAGTTGCGGCATCAGGTCGCCCGGTTGGAGCAACCGCTGCGGATCGCGGTCGCCGGCCCCTGGCGATCCGGCAAGTCGACGATCCTCAACGCGCTGATGGGCGAGGAGGTCGCGCCGGTCGAGAGGGCGGACGGCGTGTTCACCTGGTACGAGGACGGCGCCGCCCCGCGGGCGACCGCCTACCCGGCCGGTCAGCCGCCGCAGGAGTTGACGGTGGTCAAGTCGGCGACCGGGCTGCGGGTGGATCTCGGCTGGGGCGCGGGGGACGTCCGCGACATCGTGGTGCAGTGGCCGACGCGGGCGCTGCGGCAGGTCACGCTTATCGACACCCCGGCGGTCACCGGCAGTGTGGAGCAGGGGCGGGCGCCGGTGTTGGAGCGGGTGCTGCGGGACGCGGACGCGGTGTTGTACCTGACCCGCGATGCGCGCGACAGCGATCTGCGGCTGCTGGAGTCCGGCCGGGACAGCGCCGTCGGGCAGGCCGCACCGGTCAACGTGATCATGGTGTTGTCCCGGGCGGATGAGACCGGCGGAGGCCGGATCGACGGCCTGCTCACGGCCCGTCAGCTCGCCCGCCGGCATTACCGTGATCCGCGAGTGAGCGCGCTCAGCGTGAACGTCGTGGCGTGCAGCGGAATGATCGGCCTGGCGGGCAGGATGCTCGGTGAATCGGACTTCGCCGCGCTCGCGTCCCTGGCCCAGGTGCCCAGGGCGGAGCTGGACGTCCACCTGATCTCCGCTGACCGCTTCCTCCTTGGTGAGCTGCCGGTACGGCTGGAGACCGAGACGCGCGCCGCGCTGCTGGATCGGCTCGGGGTCTTCGGTGTCCGGCTGGCGGCCACACTGGTGCGCAGTGGTTTCGACAGCCGGGTGAAGCTCTCTGCCGAGCTCATTCGGCGCAGCGGTCTCACCGAGCTGCGTGAGTCGGTGACACGCTGTTTCATCGATCGCAGCGACACCCTGAAGGCCCGGTCGGCGTTGGCCGCAGTGGAGACGCTGCTGCGGGCCGAGCCCACCCGGGGTTCTGAGGAGTTGGTCGGCGCGGTCGAGCGGATCCTCGCCGGTGCCCACGAGTTCCGGGAGCTGCGCCTGCTGGTGGCGCTGCGCAACGCCCGGCTCGGGTTCGACGCCGAGTCGGCCGCCGAGGCGCGGCGGCTCGTCGGCGGTAACGGGGTGGGACTGGCCGCCCGCCTCGGTGTCGAGCATGAGGCGACCGTGCAGCGGCTCTGGGAAGTCGCCGCCGACGCGCAGTGGCGATGGCGGGACCGGGCGGAGGACCCCCTGCTTCCGTTGGCACAGCGGCGTGGGGCCCAGGTCGTCGTCCGCAGCTGCGAGGGGATGATCGCCGAGTTGGTCGCGGGCGGTCGCTGA
- a CDS encoding roadblock/LC7 domain-containing protein has product MTSAVVTNDSLTGALDRLVDRVHGAEFAVVLSPDGLALGGSRQVEAKLAEQISGVVAGLIALGLAATRTCDAGGLRQVVVQMSRAFLFIATIPNGTILTVRIAGDDVEVGDMAYEVALFVGQAERHLPITLGPASSATIGDTGVHQRHR; this is encoded by the coding sequence ATGACGTCCGCAGTGGTCACCAACGACAGCCTGACCGGCGCCCTGGACCGCCTGGTCGACCGAGTGCACGGCGCGGAGTTCGCCGTCGTGCTCTCCCCTGACGGGCTGGCCCTCGGCGGTTCCCGGCAGGTGGAGGCGAAGCTGGCCGAGCAGATCTCCGGAGTGGTCGCCGGCCTGATCGCGTTGGGGTTGGCCGCAACCCGGACCTGCGACGCGGGCGGTCTACGCCAGGTCGTGGTGCAGATGTCGCGAGCGTTCCTGTTCATCGCCACCATCCCGAACGGAACGATCCTCACCGTGCGGATCGCCGGTGATGACGTCGAGGTCGGCGACATGGCGTACGAGGTGGCGCTCTTCGTGGGGCAGGCCGAGCGGCACCTGCCGATCACCCTCGGACCGGCCTCCTCGGCGACGATCGGGGACACAGGTGTACACCAGCGGCACCGCTGA
- a CDS encoding DUF742 domain-containing protein, with protein MYTSGTADEAWYDDDAGPVARPYTMTGGRTAPARGQFDLISLVVARRAVTPPTPLFPEQARIVELCHHPVSVAEVGAELDLPLGTVRVLLGDLLTAGLIETHDPPMLSELPTEDLLEAILVGLRTL; from the coding sequence GTGTACACCAGCGGCACCGCTGACGAGGCGTGGTACGACGACGACGCGGGCCCGGTCGCCCGGCCGTACACGATGACCGGCGGGCGCACCGCGCCGGCCCGCGGTCAGTTCGACCTGATCTCACTGGTCGTCGCCCGACGGGCGGTCACGCCGCCCACACCGCTCTTCCCCGAACAGGCACGGATCGTCGAGCTGTGTCACCATCCAGTGTCGGTGGCCGAAGTCGGCGCCGAACTGGACCTTCCACTGGGGACTGTCCGGGTGCTGCTCGGCGACCTGCTCACGGCCGGGTTGATCGAGACGCACGACCCGCCGATGCTGTCGGAGCTGCCGACCGAGGACCTGCTCGAAGCGATACTCGTGGGGCTTCGCACCCTGTGA